In one window of Branchiostoma floridae strain S238N-H82 chromosome 14, Bfl_VNyyK, whole genome shotgun sequence DNA:
- the LOC118430154 gene encoding uncharacterized protein LOC118430154 translates to MPAQRMFARTLIIVILLKISSAETGENGHIGFKDTGTHIPTRLSSRGRSKVSPVSPSVIWPSHTPTARENIGEDGHNKDETEDSVASKPPGTPAGIVPYKGMLLRTADCLDSDMETPVKVFDLFADMWQLIALAAMVCLAVSLIVTFVLCVLLFRMRVTKELEMDLQDRQPMKPDLGDTTSYVSYTSPDEDIPDDHPIKIAIQDSEMEEREDRNEPRPDMSTFKIRKMTPV, encoded by the exons ATGCCAGCCCAAAGGATGTTCGCACGAACACTTATAATCGTCATACTTCTGAAGATATCCTCGGCAGAGACAGGAGAAAATG GTCATATTGGCTTCAAGGACACCGGGACTCACATCCCTACTCGTCTGTCATCAAGgggaaggtcaaaggtcagcccaGTATCACCCAGCGTTATCTGGCCCTCTCACACTCCTACAGCTAGAGAGAACATCGGAGAGGATGGACACAACAAGGATGAGACAGAAGATAGTGTTGCCTCCAAACCTCCCGGAACGCCTGCTGGTATTGTCCCTTATAAGGGCATGTTACTCCGTACGGCGGACTGTTTGGATTCAGACATGGAAACTCCGGTCAAGGTGTTTGACCTCT TTGCAGATATGTGGCAGCTGATCGCCCTAGCGGCCATGGTGTGCCTTGCAGTCTCCCTGATTGTGACCTTTGTCCTTTGCGTGCTCCTGTTCCGCATGCGCGTTACGAAGGAACTGGAGATGGACTTACAAGACaggcag CCCATGAAACCTGACCTAGGTGACACTACAAGCTATGTGTCCTACACCAGCCCGGATGAGGACATACCTGACGACCATCCCATCAAGATCGCCATCCAGGACTCGGAAATGGAGGAGAGAGAAGATAGGAACGAACCGCGCCCGGACATGTCAACCTTCAAGATAAGGAAGATGACACCTGTCTAA
- the LOC118431170 gene encoding uncharacterized protein LOC118431170 isoform X1: MSILKIISERKLDERILSGLQKQSLTCLEQNTPTEKTNYGNYKQYKFSSNTLEVSGTIIFTLESCSDKERASLVEAFCTDDTPYVSLPISMLEEEDNKSHNTVYRNVDFYFKVNEIINATRKLVDKPNIYLTARNATTVKETMRIVQEVVEAENVDIKPFQVSSRNDEERLREELLTHRPCKVMCCVDNSARNIIFSPTEPDEASHIVDAAKDVCGKNGIFLLLRGHRGVRDDELYDTRQFNTTFLGRQPKLQELVEADQFVSTYSDLNGKQKRAVLVWVCRQPDNPSPSVKPRSDSINQCEPAEGECAENVPQDENSSFFSRLESINCLLS; encoded by the exons ATGAGTATCCTGAAAATTATTTCAGAACGTAAATTGGATGAAAGGATTTTATCTGGTTTGCAAAAACAATCCTTGACATGTTTAGAGCAAAATACTCCGACCGAGAAAACCAACTATGGTAACTACAAACAGTACAAGTTTTCGTCTAACACACTGGAAGTGTCAGGGACTATCATATTTACATTGGAATCCTGTTCAGATAAAGAGCGTGCCTCGCTTGTGGAAGCTTTTTGTACCGATGATACACCGTACGTATCTCTGCCGATATCAATGCTTGAAGAAGAGGACAACAAAAGTCACAATACAGTTTACAGAAATGTTGACTTCTACTTTAAAGTCAATGAAATCATCAATG CTACTAGAAAGTTGGTTGATAAG CCAAATATCTATCTTACAGCACGCAACGCCACCACTGTCAAGGAAACCATGCGCATTGTACAGGAAGTTGTAGAAGCCGAAAACGTTGACATCAAACCATTCCAGGTGTCATCAAGAAATGACGAAGAACGTCTGAGAGAGGAACTCCTCACTCATCGACCCTGCAAAGTCATGTGCTGTGTCGACAACAGTGCGAGGAACATCATTTTCTCACCCACCGAGCCTGACGAAGCAAGCCACATTGTTGACGCTGCTAAGGATGTTTGTGGAAAGAATG gaatatttcttcttcttcgtggTCATCGTGGCGTCAGAGACGACGAGCTCTACGACACACGGCAGTTCAACACAACATTTCTGGGACGTCAACCTAAGCTACAAGAACTGGTGGAAGCGGATCAGTTCGTTAGTACGTATAGTGACTTGAACGGAAAACAGAAGAGAGCTGTGTTAGTATGGGTCTGTAGGCAGCCCGATAACCCATCGCCCTCTGTAAAACCCAGAAGCGACAGCATCAATCAATGTGAACCTGCAGAAGGTGAATGTGCTGAAAATGTTCCACAGGATGAAAATTCCTCCTTTTTCTCACGCTTAGAGTCAATTAATTGCCTTTTGtcctaa
- the LOC118430155 gene encoding uncharacterized protein LOC118430155: MDRTAQITNEQRRKLTLCFGWETTILAANIIFAFLAVSGQVTQNVSLPLWIDAATGGTSNTTSNGTSPGHIVPYFVFSFASFSFVVIFGVCLAVAFYLGHITETDLKFPHILLFLVGMFDALNGVLVVNASSGSRTAPYLQAILGNFTIPITMLLRLLILKKKPTQRKFICSILVLLSLFICLLPKIIPALGADTAPGAKGAAGVLWPLCFMIGFVPAAAMNVIEEKVMKMTKGARRDQISLIWFLFWESVYQFLCAAALFWTDIIPSFGNSADIHDFGENVAFGFLCFFGGRGCSSEPGTRGTVFILGYAVSYFGGGLLLRHAEGATLLALVTSLVTPLGFLFWTLFEEDPFQFHVNTGNATWFSLGALVLMVPAIYFYNTGKHNVGKQ, from the exons ATGGATAGAACCGCCCAGATCACTAATGAACAGCGGCGCAAGCTGACTCTCTGTTTCGGCTGGGAAACCACTATCTTGGCAGCCAATATAATTTTCGCCTTTCTTGCCGTGAGTGGACAG GTTACACAGAATGTGTCCCTGCCCCTGTGGATTGACGCTGCCACAGGTGGGACGTCCAATACGACGTCTAACGGCACGTCACCGGGTCACATCGTCCCGTACTTTGTCTTCTCCTTCGCCAGCTTCTCGTTTGTCGTCATCTTTGGCGTGTGCCTGGCGGTAGCTTTTTACCTGG GCCATATCACAGAGACGGACCTGAAGTTCCCCCACATCCTGCTGTTCCTAGTGGGGATGTTTGACGCCTTGAACGGAGTCCTGGTAGTGAACGCCTCCAGCGGGTCCAGAACGGCTCCGTACCTGCAGGCCATCCTGGGGAACTTCACCATCCCCATCACAATGTTGCTGAG ACTCCTCATTCTGAAGAAGAAGCCGACCCAGCGGAAGTTCATCTGTTCCATACTGGTCCTGCTGTCCCTCTTCATCTGTCTGCTGCCCAAGATAATCCCAGCTCTAGGCGCTGACACAGCACCGGGCGCAAAGGGTGCTGCCGGTGTGCTGTGGCCGCTCTGTTTCATGATTGGATTC GTGCCTGCGGCAGCGATGAACGTGATCGAAGAGAAGGTGATGAAGATGACGAAGGGAGCACGCCGGGACCAGATCAGCCTCATTTGGTTCCTCTTCTGGGAGTCCGTGTACCAGTTCCTGTGCGCAGCCGCGCTGTTCTGGACTGACATCATCCCCAGTTTCGGTAACAGCGCTGACATACACGACTTCGGGGAAAA CGTCGCTTTTGGCTTTCTGTGTTTCTTCGGCGGACGGGGCTGCTCGAGCGAACCCGGCACCAGAGGAACCGTCTTCATCCTGGGGTACGCTGTCAGCTACTTCGGCGGGGGGCTGTTACTGCGGCACGCTGAGGGAGCGACGCTGCTCGCCTTGGTCACG TCCCTTGTGACGCCGCTAGGATTCCTGTTCTGGACCCTGTTTGAAGAAGACCCGTTCCAGTTCCATGTCAACACTGGGAACGCCACGTGGTTCTCCCTGGGAGCCCTGGTCCTCATGGTTCCCGCTATCTACTTCTACAACACAGG aaaacacaacgTGGGGAAACAGTGA
- the LOC118431170 gene encoding uncharacterized protein LOC118431170 isoform X2, whose amino-acid sequence MSILKIISERKLDERILSGLQKQSLTCLEQNTPTEKTNYGNYKQYKFSSNTLEVSGTIIFTLESCSDKERASLVEAFCTDDTPYVSLPISMLEEEDNKSHNTVYRNVDFYFKVNEIINARNATTVKETMRIVQEVVEAENVDIKPFQVSSRNDEERLREELLTHRPCKVMCCVDNSARNIIFSPTEPDEASHIVDAAKDVCGKNGIFLLLRGHRGVRDDELYDTRQFNTTFLGRQPKLQELVEADQFVSTYSDLNGKQKRAVLVWVCRQPDNPSPSVKPRSDSINQCEPAEGECAENVPQDENSSFFSRLESINCLLS is encoded by the exons ATGAGTATCCTGAAAATTATTTCAGAACGTAAATTGGATGAAAGGATTTTATCTGGTTTGCAAAAACAATCCTTGACATGTTTAGAGCAAAATACTCCGACCGAGAAAACCAACTATGGTAACTACAAACAGTACAAGTTTTCGTCTAACACACTGGAAGTGTCAGGGACTATCATATTTACATTGGAATCCTGTTCAGATAAAGAGCGTGCCTCGCTTGTGGAAGCTTTTTGTACCGATGATACACCGTACGTATCTCTGCCGATATCAATGCTTGAAGAAGAGGACAACAAAAGTCACAATACAGTTTACAGAAATGTTGACTTCTACTTTAAAGTCAATGAAATCATCAATG CACGCAACGCCACCACTGTCAAGGAAACCATGCGCATTGTACAGGAAGTTGTAGAAGCCGAAAACGTTGACATCAAACCATTCCAGGTGTCATCAAGAAATGACGAAGAACGTCTGAGAGAGGAACTCCTCACTCATCGACCCTGCAAAGTCATGTGCTGTGTCGACAACAGTGCGAGGAACATCATTTTCTCACCCACCGAGCCTGACGAAGCAAGCCACATTGTTGACGCTGCTAAGGATGTTTGTGGAAAGAATG gaatatttcttcttcttcgtggTCATCGTGGCGTCAGAGACGACGAGCTCTACGACACACGGCAGTTCAACACAACATTTCTGGGACGTCAACCTAAGCTACAAGAACTGGTGGAAGCGGATCAGTTCGTTAGTACGTATAGTGACTTGAACGGAAAACAGAAGAGAGCTGTGTTAGTATGGGTCTGTAGGCAGCCCGATAACCCATCGCCCTCTGTAAAACCCAGAAGCGACAGCATCAATCAATGTGAACCTGCAGAAGGTGAATGTGCTGAAAATGTTCCACAGGATGAAAATTCCTCCTTTTTCTCACGCTTAGAGTCAATTAATTGCCTTTTGtcctaa
- the LOC118431171 gene encoding uncharacterized protein LOC118431171 produces the protein MATSTPAQNVPTVSDLRADVRKLLQNRDKEFNVLVVGRAGSCKSTLINSMNMALAERWSELAEFGMGDSNNTLRLDKIPMFTDDFMEKPVENYNAKVNFWDCAGIENVSDDAYGEFIGLTLDGKVADKTSVFATVNQGNRLTTVRELREKFDTAVEENRFHRLLLLCAADETASENLLTLINTTTSAHRNKGRNIPVFLVMSKADRIQDDQRQYKERKQTAERLLNLGGNQQRSKELTLYHVAREGEDGGCDVDAFGKFLQNEDIDRSLLILLISLLDRAYDRGLSYNENTEIEPEVEPEPAPEPSGLISGVARLFQLRS, from the exons ATGGCCACTTCTACTCCTGCTCAGAACGTACCGACAGTATCAGACCTGCGAGCGGATGTTCGCAAGCTTCTCCAAAATAGAGATAAAGAGTTTAATGTTCTAGTTGTTGGTCGCGCTGGGTCATGTAAATCAACGCTGATAAACTCCATGAACATGGCCCTTGCAGAGAGATGGAGCGAGCTGGCCGAATTTGGAATGGGAGATAGCAATAACACTCTGAGGCTTGACAAGATTCCAATGTTCACAGATGACTTCATGGAAAAGCCAGTCGAGAACTATAATGCAAAGGTGAACTTTTGGGACTGTGCTGGCATTGAGAATGTATCGGATGATGCTTATGGGGAGTTTATCGGCCTCACTTTAGACGGGAAGGTTGCAGATAAGACTAGTGTTTTCGCCACTGTCAATCAAGGAAACAGGCTAACGACAGTCAGAGAACTCCGGGAGAAATTCGACACAGCAGTCGAAGAAAACAGGTTTCACAGGCTCCTGCTCCTTTGTGCAGCCGACGAGACGGCCTCGGAGAATTTGCTGACTTTGATTAACACGACAACTTCTGCTCACAGGAACAAGGGAAGAA ACATACCAGTCTTCCTTGTTATGAGTAAGGCCGACAGGATTCAGGACGACCAGCGTCAGTACAAAGAACGAAAGCAGACAGCAGAGCGTCTGCTAAACCTTGGAGGCAACCAGCAGAGGTCAAAAGAGCTGACTCTGTATCATGTAGCCAGGGAGGGAGAGGACGGAGGGTGTGATGTAGATGCGTTTGGCAAATTTTTGCAGAACGAAGATATTGACAGAAGCCTCCTTATCTTGCTCATAAGTCTTCTTGATCGAGCCTATGACAGGGGTCTGTCGTACAATGAAAACACTGAAATCGAACCCGAGGTTGAACCTGAGCCGGCCCCAGAACCAAGTGGACTCATCAGCGGGGTTGCTAGACTTTTTCAATTGAGATCATAG